The window GACGGAGGTGCTCTCGTTATCCCCAGGCGAGTCGACGACACAGACGTTTACGTACGAGACAACCGAAGACGACGTCCCCGAACTCGAGGCTGAAGTCGCAAGTCGCGTTGACTCGAGTTCAGAAACGGTCTCGGTGATGACCGTCGAGGAACACAAAGACAACATCGGCGCAGAAATCACGGAGACGACGATTGGTAACATCAGTGAGCCACTGACCGTCGATACGGCATTTACGTACGACGATGAGCTTCCCTCCGGCCAGACCGAGTTCGATGCGAACCTGACGATTGACGAGACTGTCGTCGATCAGCAGACGTTCGAGTTCGGCGGGGTGCCATCGACGGACGACCCCGTGACAGAGACGTTTACGTACGACCGCGACGCTGAAGACCCGCCGGTGACTGACTTCGCAATCGAAACCCCGGGCGGAAACGAGTCGGTCAGTCTCGATCACGACACTGCAATCTCGTTCTCGAACGTTACCGACCCCGCCGCACGAAACGAGACACTCGAGGCGACCGTCACGCTCGAGAACACCGGCGAAGTCCCGGGCCAAGAAACGCTCAACATTTCAGCGCTGAATCCGTCGGCTGTCGACTCGAATGCGACGATTGAGACGACCGCCGAACTGAACCCGGGCGAATCAGTCAGCGAAGACGTCACGTTCGATCTGAGTGACAATGCGCCGCCACAACTCGAGTTAGAAGTACAGACGAGTACAACGACGGAGACAACGACAGCCGAAGTTCGGGATAACGAACCGGAATTCGAGATTACAGACACGGCTGTAACGGAAGCCGACAGCGACGAAAACGCGACGCTGCTAACCGTTGCCTCAACGGTCGAGAACACAGGCGGCGTCGCTGGCACACAGGACGTATCGCTCAGTTTCGACGATGAGACCGTCCACACGGAGTCTGTCAGCCTCGAGCCTGACGAAGAAGCAACGATCACGACCGAAGTCGAGGTGACGGAGGACCAGACGTACGGCTACGGCACGACGACGGAGGACGATTCGGTGAGTGAAACCACTGATGTCGCATCGTCGGCCACCGCCGATACGGGCGGCATACTGAGTCTCCTCCCTGTCGGCAGCATCCTCACACTGTTGCTCGCGCTCTCGGTTCTCGGTGCACTCGTCGTTGGGGCGGCGGTTATCAAACGGCGAACCGATCCGACCGATCTGCCAGACGGACTCCAGGATCGCATGGCAGCACTCCAGCCTGCTGCCCAGCGACTCCAGAACGCCGCTCGCAATCTCGTCTCGAACGACGGCACAGGAACCGTCGTCGTCCAGAACAACCTGCCACGCGACGCGCTGGTTCGCATCCGCGTTCGCTCCGGTGACGAGATTCAGTTCTTAGAGGACTTCGAACTCGCCGCCGAGGAACGTCGCACACTCGAGTGTTTACCGACTGATACCCAGTTTGAGGTTGGCTCAGGTGTCGATGACATCGCGGCGCATGAAGAGCGCTTCGACGGTGGGACGAGCGAAGTAGGCGTTATTCTTCGCCCGGAAGGAATTACGATCAAACCACTCTGAAGGGAGTTAGTGTGTCAGAACTAGCAACTTCTCGGTAGTACTGGCGAGACAGAACGGCCGATCCGGTGGCGACTCGAAGGAGTGTGTTTCGCGTTCGGTCACGAACAGGCGGTCGAACGGCTGGTTACAGGCTGGACATCGAAGCCCCT is drawn from Natronolimnobius sp. AArcel1 and contains these coding sequences:
- a CDS encoding flagella cluster protein, whose product is MTRIDLTDGFSIHDYRALLKLHNDTGETRTLENRKGLRCPACNQPFDRLFVTERETHSFESPPDRPFCLASTTEKLLVLTH